The stretch of DNA CTTGGTGAAATTCTCTCTAGAAAGATAAAAGATCCGCGTGTTGGATTTGTAACTGTAACTGATGTAGAGGTTACTGGTGACCTTCAACAGGCAAAAGTGTATATATCTGTCCTTGGAGATGAGAAGAAAAAACAAGATACACTATTGGGTCTTTCAAAAGCAAAAGGATTTATCCGTTCTGAAATTGGTAATCGAATTCGCTTAAGAAAAACACCAGAAATTACGTTTGAATTCGATGAAGCATTAGAACAGGGAAATCGTATAGAAACAATCCTTAGAGACTTAAATAAGTAATTGAAGAATCTGATCCAGCCCTAAGCGTTGGGTCAGATTCTTTTATAAGTGCTCAACTTTTAGTGTTTTTAAGGTTACATAATCGTTCGTGTACATTGAAATCAAATAGGAAAACATCAAATTTTTTACATAATATCTGAACTTGATTCAAGTAAAGTAGAAGGGAGCTTTACAATGCATGGTATTCTTCCGTTATGGAAACCAAAAGGATTAACTTCACATGACTGTGTGATGCGTTGTCGTCGATATTTTAAGACGAAAAAGGTTGGGCATACTGGAACTTTGGATCCAGAAGTTGAGGGTGTGTTACCTATATGTATTGGACAAGCAACAAAAATTGTTCCGTTCTTGACAGATACAAAAAAAGTATATGAAGCTACGGTTCAACTAGGATATTCAACCGAGACAGAGGATGCAACGGGAAAAATAGTAGAAACAAAGGAAGTTTCTGATTTTCCAACGAACAAGAATTTGGAAGAAGTACTTCAGACTTTTATAGGAAGAACAAAGCAAATTCCACCAATGTACTCTGCTGTAAAGGTAAACGGAAAAAAGTTATATGAATATGCTAGAGCAAATGAATCAGTGGAAAGACCTGTACGTGAAATTGAGATATTTGAATTAACGCTTACCAGTGTCGATGAGA from Oceanobacillus iheyensis HTE831 encodes:
- the rbfA gene encoding 30S ribosome-binding factor RbfA yields the protein MAELRAHRIAEQMKKELGEILSRKIKDPRVGFVTVTDVEVTGDLQQAKVYISVLGDEKKKQDTLLGLSKAKGFIRSEIGNRIRLRKTPEITFEFDEALEQGNRIETILRDLNK
- the truB gene encoding tRNA pseudouridine(55) synthase TruB codes for the protein MHGILPLWKPKGLTSHDCVMRCRRYFKTKKVGHTGTLDPEVEGVLPICIGQATKIVPFLTDTKKVYEATVQLGYSTETEDATGKIVETKEVSDFPTNKNLEEVLQTFIGRTKQIPPMYSAVKVNGKKLYEYARANESVERPVREIEIFELTLTSVDEKNHSFDIRIVCSKGTYIRTLCVDIGKALGYPAHMSLLTRTKTGAFSEKNTVTFDMIEEAVSNQSEERLLEPIINGLQHLEQIEVNEDMEKRILNGQKLSLQRNQPKQTDPFVFVREGNVLAIYQSHPTNEDQIKPVRVFAIEDKKV